A region from the Triplophysa rosa linkage group LG4, Trosa_1v2, whole genome shotgun sequence genome encodes:
- the LOC130552514 gene encoding unconventional myosin-XV-like, with protein MPAKKGDSKSAAKKGGKPEPEKNKPKEEENKGKDDKKGGKDDKKADKKGGKDDKKKGKEEPPKGKGKDDKKGKDKGKGKKEVIESEEGSDAELLEEDLSEEEDEESDGGKRKRGGGKDPKGKAAKGKSKSRQAYSDEDEDSEKEDEDEEDEDEDSEEEDRKAKKKSKDKSKSNTEDDPKKKKARKKEEPPPEPPPEEKKKRGLKNTSKLFMRFSGFKRKKNSKKRLKNTSRLFLGLGKRKSRLVRKKRRKSLLRNAPRFMMRFKNSKKKKKEKEKKNADKAGPKPTYMLLKLGGNSKPAEKKTGFFKGLFGKKNAEESGFKTRGQMLGKIAGATNWLTKRFLSLKGRQSAHRRDNGWGRSNNKKYAGSRQASIRAGYQGYHNHGYEHDTGGYDYDNQSRGGAFHRQPSQRPSNRYGEQYASMHGQSSFPQQYTQYEEPNNYYDIASHDQGYYDMEDGYYDPHMIMQDGGEYYDDGMDYSDPYAAQEQMGSYPEDMGYYSQQHPFDSYFDDGMEYYDDSQYPMGNSYDLYGNEMDMYSQAQFGYYEDLQGVYVDPYGRQEMEITGDQYVDLYGDYEDPYFQDYQVNYSETDVDPYLQSSYNIYQPYGYPMQDIMEGEEGMYGDKYADFSVENMPFHGEMEFRVPRPQVKLFGKERIDVELPPLPPQYDFDEMSDIQYENHPYLPGTYMDDAFAQAVPPQEMFHPTMPQVPTPTAMLIKQANNPQGFVGQNMAHMAQPGGFPPSPTPSRRSVAGMASPLHRPMAPMLPMAPMSPMAYNTPMANFGEPVMEVRRSPVPVRRPSPHSSPQLSMRPAGALPLRRTPSPQPSTFSATGVIQRASACFSNSPQTVSTSSVL; from the exons ATGCCAGCCAAAAAAGGTGACTCAAAATCGGCCGCCAAGAAGGGAGGAAAACCAGagccagaaaaaaacaaaccaaaggaGGAAGAAAATAAAGGGAAAGATGACAAAAAGGGTGGAAAAGATGACAAAAAAGCAGATAAGAAAGGAGGAAAGGATGATAAgaagaaaggaaaagaagaaccGCCCAAGGGTAAAGGAAAAGATGATAAGAAGGGAAAGGATAAAGGAAAGGGAAAGAAAGAGGTTATTGAATCCGAGGAGGGTTCAGATGCTGAGTTGCTTGAAGAAGACTTAAGTGAGGAGGAGGACGAAGAGTCAGATGGAGGCAAAAGAAAGCGCGGTGGTGGAAAAGATCCTAAGGGTAAAGCCGCAAAAGGAAAGTCCAAATCTAGACAGGCTTATTCTGACGAGGATGAGGATAGCGAAAAGGAAGACGAGGATGAagaagatgaggatgaggaCAGCGAAGAGGAGGACAGGAAAGCCAAGAAAAAATCAAAGGATAAATCCAAGTCTAACACTGAGGATGATCCAAAGAAGAAAAAGGCCAGAAAGAAGGAAGAGCCTCCACCTGAACCACCACctgaagagaaaaagaaaagaggtctgaaaaacacttcaaaacttTTCATGCGGTTCTCTGGATTTAAGAGGAAGAAGAACTCAAAGAAGCGACTTAAGAACACCTCCAGACTGTTCCTTGGCCTTGGCAAAAGAAAGAGTCGTTTAGTTAGAAAGAAGAGGAGGAAATCTCTTCTGAGAAATGCCCCAAGGTTCATGATGCGTTTCAAAAACagcaagaagaaaaaaaaagaaaaagaaaaaaagaatgcaGATAAAGCAGGACCAAAGCCAACATATATGCTTCTTAAATTAGGTGGCAATTCTAAACCAGCAGAGAAGAAAACAGGATTTTTCAAAGGGCTTTTTGGGAAGAAGAATGCAGAAGAATCTGGTTTTAAAACCAGGGGGCAAATGTTGGGTAAGATTGCAGGGGCTACAAACTGGCTTACCAAGAGGTTTCTCTCTCTTAAAGGCCGTCAAAGTGCACATAGAAGGGATAATGGCTGGGGTCgatcaaacaacaaaaagtaTGCCGGCAGTCGCCAAGCTAGCATCCGAGCGGGGTATCAAGGGTATCACAATCATGGATATGAACATGACACTGGAGGATATGATTATGATAACCAGAGCAGAGGGGGTGCATTCCACAGGCAGCCAAGCCAAAGACCCTCAAACCGATATGGCGAACAATATGCCTCCATGCATGGACAGTCTTCGTTTCCACAGCAATACACTCAATATGAAGAACCAAATAACTATTATGACATAGCATCTCATGATCAAGGCTATTACGACATGGAGGATGGATACTATGACCCGCACATGATCATGCAGGATGGAGGTGAATATTATGATGATGGTATGGACTACAGTGACCCGTATGCTGCTCAGGAGCAGATGGGCAGTTACCCAGAGGACATGGGCTACTACAGTCAACAGCATCCTTTTGATTCTTATTTTGATGATGGCATGGAGTACTATGATGACAGTCAGTATCCAATGGGAAACAGCTATGATTTATATGGAAATGAAATGGATATGTATTCCCAGGCTCAGTTTGGATATTACGAAGACCTTCAGGGTGTCTATGTTGACCCGTATGGACGGCAAGAAATGGAGATAACAGGTGATCAATATGTGGATTTATATGGGGATTATGAGGATCCTTATTTTCAGGACTATCAGGTAAATTACAGTGAAACAGACGTTGATCCATATTTGCAGTCTTCTTACAATATATATCAACCATATGGTTATCCAATGCAAGACATAATGGAAGGTGAAGAAGGAATGTATGGCGATAAGTATGCTGATTTCTCTGTGGAGAATATGCCATTTCACGGAGAAATGGAGTTCAGAGTCCCAAGACCCCAGGTTAAACTTTTTGGTAAAGAAAGGATTGATGTTGAGCTTCCTCCATTGCCTCCACAATATGATTTTGATGAAATGTCTGACATACAGTATGAAAACCATCCATACCTTCCTGGAACCTACATGGATGATGCTTTTGCACAAGCAGTTCCACCCCAAGAAATGTTTCATCCCACAATGCCTCAAGTGCCCACACCAACAGCAATGCTAATTAAGCAAGCAAATAATCCCCAGGGATTTGTAGGCCAAAATATGGCTCATATGGCTCAACCTGGTGGATTTCCACCATCCCCAACACCAAGCAGAAGGTCTGTAGCAGGGATGGCTTCCCCTCTGCATAGGCCTATGGCTCCCATGCTACCCATGGCTCCCATGTCACCCATGGCTTACAATACACCCATGGCAAATTTTGGAGAACCAGTAATGGAAGTTAGACGTTCCCCTGTGCCTGTACGTAGACCAAGCCCTCATTCCTCTCCTCAGCTCTCAATGCGTCCTGCTGGTGCACTTCCTTTGAGAAGAACCCCATCTCCACAGCCCTCT ACATTTTCAGCCACAGGCGTCATTCAGAGAGCCTCCGCCTGCTTCTCCAACAGTCCCCAGACGGTTTCAACCTCAAGCGTCCTTTAG